In one window of Tellurirhabdus rosea DNA:
- a CDS encoding TonB-dependent receptor, translating to MYDKTIGTKQKALRINLDRRIYGSFAEIGAGQETAAMFFKAGGASGTIAKTMSAYDMTFSDAIYGPEESGRYVVESRLKKMLSKEYSLLEKRLDEKRGENTTFFAFANTVVALNYQKTNEGHGWIGLRFQLTPRSPYNDVIVHVKMLDNENVLQQQALGVIGVNLIYGCFYYAKTPETLLLSLMDDLSPERIEIDMVRFSGPDFAGVDNRLMSMHLVKNGFTNAALFGPDGDVLQPSEALYKKNILLLRGRLRPVTNVHLDMLDNGTKQFLEEPDVEPGRVVTIAELTLHNLAAHDHRIDEKDFLDRVDILCKLGQTVMISNFLEYFRLVSYLSRMTRMKIGLILGIPNLEYIFEEEHYKSLPGGILESFATLFSRKVKLFVYPTLGQEGGIYHCGTFQVPPHLEPLYQYLLANDKIEDITDYNEANLHISTDRVLQMVKAGEEGWETMVPEEVARQIKDNCLFGYPCEVHYTPLSEQVRQAALGS from the coding sequence ATGTACGATAAAACGATAGGTACGAAACAGAAAGCGCTGCGGATCAACCTCGACCGGCGGATTTACGGCTCCTTTGCCGAAATCGGGGCGGGGCAGGAAACGGCGGCGATGTTTTTCAAAGCAGGCGGCGCTTCCGGCACGATTGCCAAAACGATGTCGGCCTACGATATGACCTTCAGCGACGCCATTTACGGGCCGGAAGAAAGCGGCCGTTACGTGGTGGAATCGCGCCTGAAAAAAATGCTGAGCAAGGAGTACAGCCTGCTCGAAAAGCGTCTGGACGAAAAACGGGGCGAAAACACGACGTTCTTTGCCTTCGCCAATACCGTGGTGGCGCTCAACTACCAGAAAACCAACGAAGGCCACGGCTGGATTGGCCTGCGCTTCCAGCTGACGCCGCGCAGCCCGTATAATGACGTGATTGTACACGTGAAGATGCTCGACAACGAAAACGTGCTCCAGCAGCAGGCGCTCGGCGTGATCGGCGTCAACCTGATTTACGGCTGCTTCTATTACGCCAAAACGCCCGAAACGCTGCTGCTGTCGCTGATGGACGACCTCTCCCCCGAACGGATCGAGATCGACATGGTCCGGTTCAGCGGCCCCGACTTTGCCGGGGTGGACAACCGGCTGATGAGCATGCACCTGGTGAAGAACGGCTTCACCAACGCGGCCCTGTTCGGACCGGACGGCGACGTGCTGCAGCCGTCGGAGGCGCTTTACAAAAAGAACATCCTGCTGCTGCGGGGACGGCTCCGGCCCGTTACGAACGTTCACCTGGACATGCTCGACAACGGCACGAAGCAGTTTCTGGAAGAGCCGGACGTGGAACCCGGCCGCGTGGTGACTATCGCCGAACTGACCCTGCACAACCTGGCCGCGCACGACCACCGCATCGACGAGAAGGACTTCCTCGACCGGGTCGATATTCTCTGCAAGCTGGGCCAGACGGTGATGATCTCCAATTTTCTGGAATATTTCAGGCTGGTGTCGTACCTCTCCCGCATGACCCGGATGAAGATCGGCCTGATTCTGGGCATTCCGAATCTGGAATACATCTTCGAGGAGGAACATTACAAAAGCCTGCCGGGCGGCATTCTGGAGTCCTTTGCGACGCTTTTCAGCCGGAAAGTGAAGCTCTTTGTCTATCCGACGCTGGGGCAGGAAGGCGGCATCTACCACTGCGGCACGTTCCAGGTACCGCCGCATCTCGAACCGCTGTATCAGTATCTGCTGGCCAACGACAAGATTGAGGACATCACGGATTACAACGAAGCGAACCTCCACATTTCCACCGACCGCGTACTGCAGATGGTCAAGGCGGGGGAAGAAGGCTGGGAAACAATGGTTCCCGAAGAAGTAGCCCGGCAAATCAAGGATAACTGCCTGTTTGGCTACCCCTGCGAAGTGCACTACACGCCCCTGTCCGAACAGGTTCGCCAGGCGGCACTGGGCAGTTGA
- a CDS encoding gamma-glutamylcyclotransferase family protein — protein MLTNPTSNDHLFVYGTLLRDSAHPMAAFLRQHSTPVGPGWFPGRLYNLGWYPGAHYEPQSEGKVYGDIVKLTESQIVLAELDRYEGLDETPPEYSRVLVPVQTGSGALVCWTYLYRGPVSAGQLIPSGKYSL, from the coding sequence ATGCTTACTAATCCAACGTCAAACGACCACCTTTTTGTCTACGGAACGCTCCTCCGGGATTCTGCGCACCCGATGGCGGCCTTTTTGCGCCAGCACAGTACGCCGGTCGGGCCGGGCTGGTTTCCCGGCCGTCTGTACAACCTGGGCTGGTATCCCGGTGCGCATTACGAACCGCAATCCGAAGGAAAAGTTTACGGCGACATCGTTAAACTGACGGAAAGTCAGATAGTTCTGGCCGAACTCGACCGCTACGAAGGACTGGACGAAACGCCGCCCGAATACAGCCGGGTCCTTGTTCCGGTCCAGACCGGGTCCGGGGCGCTGGTCTGCTGGACCTATCTGTACCGGGGTCCGGTATCGGCCGGGCAGCTGATTCCTTCGGGAAAATACAGCCTTTAA